In the genome of Lysobacter sp. BMK333-48F3, the window ATGCCGGCATGCGCGACGAGGCGTCGGCGGCGAAGGCCCCGATCCGGCACCGCGGCGCGCCCGGCGCCCGCGGCGCCGGGGGCCTCAGACCGGCAGGTCGCGCAGGCGGCGTTCCTGGTCGGTCAGGCTGCGGCCGAACCCGGGGCTGCGGAAGATCCGGTTGCCGTAGTCCTCGATCGCCTTGCCGTCCTTGGGCAGGGCCACGTCCAGCGAGGGCAGGCGCCAGATGATCGGCGCCATGGCGCAGTCGGCCAGGCTCATCTCGGGGTTGAGGAAGAACTTGCTGGCCTTGAACAGCGGCACCGAGGCGGTCAGCAGCTCCTTGAGCCGCTTGCGCGCGGCCTCGGCCTGGACCTTGTTGCCCATCTGGATCGCCTGCACCTGCGGCACCCAGTCGTGCTCCAGGCGCAGCATGGCCAGGCGCAGGCGGGCGCGGGACAGCGGATCGACCGGCATCAGCGGCGGATGCGGGTAGCGTTCGTCCAGGTACTCGCTGACCACGCTGGCCGCATACAGGACCAGGTCGCGCTCGACCAGGGTCGGCACCGAGTGATAGGGGTTGAGGTCGACGAGATCTTCCGGCGGATTCTGCGGGTCGACCGGAATCAGGTCGTAGCTGACGCCCTTGGCCGCCAGGACCAGGCGGACACGATGGCACAGCACGCAATCGGTGGACGAAAACAGAGTCAGGGCATTACGCATACGGGGGCTCGCCGCCATCATCGACCTCTCCAGCGACCGGAATCCGCCAGTCGCAAGACGCCCTCCACCCGCTGTGGAAGGTCGTCACGGCCTCGAGCCCGTGCCTGGTTCTGCGCCCGTCCGCATCCTCGCCGGCGGCTCCCCGGCCGCTCCGAAGACGGAAAGCCCGCGCCTTGCGGCCCGGGCTTTTCGCTGGACGGGATCAGTGCTCCACGTCGCGCCAGTACTCGGTCTTCAACAGATACGCGATGAAGGTGAACAACGCCAGGAACAGGATCACCCAAACGCCGATGCTCTGGCGCTTGAGCGCGGCCGGCTCGGCGGCGTACTCGAGGAATGTGGTGATGTCGCGCACCGCGGTCTTGAAGCCCTGCTCGTCGAGCGAGCCGGGCTGGGCGACCTTGAGCGCGTGCACCGGACGCTCGCCGGTGGTCTTGTCGGGTTCGCCGAACTCGGCGTGCTGCAGTCCCTGCAGCTCCCACAACGGGTTCGGCATCGAGGCGTTCGGGAACAGCTTGTTGTTCCAGCCCAGCGGACGGGACTCGTCGAGGTAGAACGAATTCAGGTAGGTGTAGACCCAGTCGCTGCCGCGCACGCGGGTGATCAGGCTCAGGTCCGGCGGCATCTTGCCGAACCACTGGTTGGCGTGCTCCGGGGTCAGGCTGACCTGGATCTGCTCGCCGAACTTGGCGCCGGTGAAGTTGAGGTTCTTCATCACCTCGTCTTCGCTCAGGCCCAGGTCCTCGGCCATGCGCGAATAACGCAGGTACTTCAGCGAGTGGCAGCCCGAGCAGTAGTTCATGTACAGCTGGGCGCCGCGCTGCAGCGAGGCGCGGTCGCTCAGGTCGGTGCCCGACTGCATCAGGTCGCCGCCGCCGGAGGCGAAGGCGGTGGCCGACACGAGCAGGCCGGCGGCGAAGGTGGCGAGCTTCTTCACGATGCGGTTCTTCTTCAAGGACGGCTGGCTGGTCTTAGTCATGCATCGTCACCCGTTCCGGTACCGGCTTGGTCTTGTCCAGCTTGGTCCACAGCGGCATGGTGATGAAGAAGGCGAAGTACAGGAAGGTCAGCACCCGGCCGATGATGGTCTCGACCGGGTCGGTGCCGGGGCCGGCGCCGATCTTGCCCAGCCACAGGAAGCACACCGCCAGCACGCCGAGCATCAGCTTGGTGATCCAGCCGCGGTAGCGGTGCGACTTGACCTTGCTGCGGTCCAGCCAGGGCACGAAGAACAGCACCGCGATCGCGCCGAACATCACCAGCACGCCCGACAGCTTGTGCGGAATCACCCGCAGCATCGCGTAGTACGGGGTGTAGTACCACACCGGCTTGATGTGCTCCGGCGTCACCAGGCGGTTGGCCTCGGTGAAGTTGTCGTGCTCGAGGAACCAGCCGCCGAAGGCCGGGGCGAAGAAGATGATGAAGGCGGCGATGATCAGGAAGAAACCGACCCCGACCAGGTCCTTGACCGTGTAGTACGGATGGAACGGAATGCCGTCGGCCGGCTTGCTCGGATCCCAGCGGTTGCCCTTCGGGCCGTACTTGATGTCGACGCCGTCGGGGTTGTTGGAGCCGACCTCGTGCAGCGCGCCCAGGTGCAGCACGACCAGCAGCAGCAGCACCAGCGGCAGCGCGATCACGTGCAAGGCGAAGAAGCGGTTGAGGGTGGCGTCGCCGGGCAGGTAGTCGCCCATGATCCACTCGGTCAGGCCGTTGCCGATCACCGGGA includes:
- a CDS encoding glutathione S-transferase N-terminal domain-containing protein, giving the protein MAASPRMRNALTLFSSTDCVLCHRVRLVLAAKGVSYDLIPVDPQNPPEDLVDLNPYHSVPTLVERDLVLYAASVVSEYLDERYPHPPLMPVDPLSRARLRLAMLRLEHDWVPQVQAIQMGNKVQAEAARKRLKELLTASVPLFKASKFFLNPEMSLADCAMAPIIWRLPSLDVALPKDGKAIEDYGNRIFRSPGFGRSLTDQERRLRDLPV
- a CDS encoding cytochrome c1; translation: MTKTSQPSLKKNRIVKKLATFAAGLLVSATAFASGGGDLMQSGTDLSDRASLQRGAQLYMNYCSGCHSLKYLRYSRMAEDLGLSEDEVMKNLNFTGAKFGEQIQVSLTPEHANQWFGKMPPDLSLITRVRGSDWVYTYLNSFYLDESRPLGWNNKLFPNASMPNPLWELQGLQHAEFGEPDKTTGERPVHALKVAQPGSLDEQGFKTAVRDITTFLEYAAEPAALKRQSIGVWVILFLALFTFIAYLLKTEYWRDVEH
- a CDS encoding cytochrome bc complex cytochrome b subunit codes for the protein MANILTRTANNVFDWVTARAPGMMPVYRKHMTEYYAPKNFNLWYYFGSLALLVLVNQIVTGIFLTMHFKPSAAEAFASVEYIMRDVEWGWLIRYMHSTGASLFFIVVYLHMFRGLIYGSYQKPRELVWILGMFIYLVLMAEAFMGYVLPWGQMSFWGAKVIISLFGAIPVIGNGLTEWIMGDYLPGDATLNRFFALHVIALPLVLLLLVVLHLGALHEVGSNNPDGVDIKYGPKGNRWDPSKPADGIPFHPYYTVKDLVGVGFFLIIAAFIIFFAPAFGGWFLEHDNFTEANRLVTPEHIKPVWYYTPYYAMLRVIPHKLSGVLVMFGAIAVLFFVPWLDRSKVKSHRYRGWITKLMLGVLAVCFLWLGKIGAGPGTDPVETIIGRVLTFLYFAFFITMPLWTKLDKTKPVPERVTMHD